A part of Sugiyamaella lignohabitans strain CBS 10342 chromosome D, complete sequence genomic DNA contains:
- the TAF12 gene encoding Taf12p (Subunit (61/68 kDa) of TFIID and SAGA complexes; involved in RNA polymerase II transcription initiation and in chromatin modification, similar to histone H2A; GO_component: GO:0000124 - SAGA complex [Evidence IDA] [PMID 9674426]; GO_component: GO:0046695 - SLIK (SAGA-like) complex [Evidence IDA] [PMID 12446794]; GO_component: GO:0005634 - nucleus [Evidence IEA,IEA]; GO_component: GO:0005669 - transcription factor TFIID complex [Evidence IEA]; GO_component: GO:0005669 - transcription factor TFIID complex [Evidence IDA] [PMID 10788514]; GO_component: GO:0005669 - transcription factor TFIID complex [Evidence IDA] [PMID 15448131]; GO_function: GO:0001102 - RNA polymerase II activating transcription factor binding [Evidence IDA,IPI] [PMID 12501245]; GO_function: GO:0001075 - RNA polymerase II core promoter sequence-specific DNA binding transcription factor activity involved in preinitiation complex assembly [Evidence IC]; GO_function: GO:0017025 - TBP-class protein binding [Evidence IDA] [PMID 10751405]; GO_function: GO:0003682 - chromatin binding [Evidence IDA] [PMID 10817999]; GO_function: GO:0003682 - chromatin binding [Evidence IDA] [PMID 12600943]; GO_function: GO:0032947 - protein complex scaffold [Evidence IMP] [PMID 9674426]; GO_function: GO:0046982 - protein heterodimerization activity [Evidence IEA]; GO_process: GO:0006352 - DNA-templated transcription, initiation [Evidence IEA]; GO_process: GO:0051123 - RNA polymerase II transcriptional preinitiation complex assembly [Evidence IMP] [PMID 12600943]; GO_process: GO:0051123 - RNA polymerase II transcriptional preinitiation complex assembly [Evidence IMP] [PMID 12840001]; GO_process: GO:0016568 - chromatin modification [Evidence IDA,IMP] [PMID 9674426]; GO_process: GO:0016573 - histone acetylation [Evidence IDA] [PMID 9674426]; GO_process: GO:0006355 - regulation of transcription, DNA-templated [Evidence IEA]; GO_process: GO:0006366 - transcription from RNA polymerase II promoter [Evidence IMP] [PMID 10751405]; GO_process: GO:0006366 - transcription from RNA polymerase II promoter [Evidence IMP] [PMID 11561287]; GO_process: GO:0006366 - transcription from RNA polymerase II promoter [Evidence IDA] [PMID 12138208]; GO_process: GO:0006366 - transcription from RNA polymerase II promoter [Evidence IMP] [PMID 12582246]; GO_process: GO:0006366 - transcription from RNA polymerase II promoter [Evidence IDA] [PMID 15448131]; GO_process: GO:0006351 - transcription, DNA-templated [Evidence IEA]), translated as MNNGNNRAGASGGGGMPNIPNQSPANQAQAVRERLVNLQPQQLNALIQQYQQAMQGVIQAGPQSQEGQEHFLRAQRIKQVLQQYQGQMQAQAQQRGQRPPVANQAQTAAHAQAQAMNARAQQQAMNAAAANGAIPQNQQAMAQLQQQQLLLQQQQQQQQQQQQQQQQQQQQQQQQQQQQQQQQQQQQAAVAAAAAANPNANHARLASQQQQQQQQQQQQQQQQQQQQQQQQQRQRQFQSMTPQQQFAYRTSQLEQFRNTQRTLQEQLDRLERALREQPNLDEEMKAKIRQQEQSLRDRKDSYKSLELQVMQQIRVAAGQQQLQQQQQQQQQQQQQQNPGAQAQVQAQQSQAQTPAAQAQFQQQQQQQAAAAAVRQSPALQNQLPQGSPIGVPISSPMNAASTPIQRPGSVASNSSAGRPISPAVGAGAGGPGTPGAPGTPSVNMARMANGLAPSTRVAMQLSANNIPGGTPPTGPSARPNPPNHLAASQAMSSPTRASVPSLPIPQNLTVKQPVPVTMKPGRPSLSGGNAIPAAALTTPALTKPPQFEVTGDRVLSKRKLSELVSSVVGDDKEAMIDGDVEELLLDLADEFVTSVTSFACRLAKHRKSDTLEVKDLQLHLERNWNIRIPGYSADEIRSVRKIAPTQSYIQKIAGVNMSRSVGGKGI; from the coding sequence ATGAACAACGGGAATAATCGCGCTGGCGCGAGTGGAGGTGGCGGAATGCCTAATATTCCAAACCAATCCCCTGCAAATCAGGCTCAGGCTGTGAGAGAACGGTTGGTCAATTTACAACCTCAGCAGCTGAATGCTCTTATTCAGCAGTATCAACAAGCAATGCAAGGTGTGATCCAAGCCGGACCGCAGTCGCAAGAGGGCCAAGAACACTTTTTACGCGCTCAGAGGATCAAACAAGTGTTACAACAGTATCAGGGTCAGATGCAGGCTCAAGCTCAGCAGCGTGGTCAAAGACCTCCTGTAGCCAACCAAGCTCAAACAGCAGCTCACGCCCAAGCACAAGCTATGAATGCTCGtgctcaacaacaagctatgaatgctgctgctgctaatggaGCCATTCCTCAGAACCAACAGGCCATGGCCCAgctacaacaacaacaacttctccttcaacaacaacaacaacaacaacaacaacagcagcagcaacaacagcaacaacagcagcagcaacagcagcaacaacaacagcagcagcagcagcagcaacaacaacaggcagcggtagcagcagcggcagcagcgaaTCCAAATGCTAACCATGCTAGGTTGGcttcacaacaacagcaacaacaacagcaacaacaacagcaacaacaacaacagcaacagcagcaacaacaacagcaacagcgtCAACGACAGTTTCAAAGTATGAcccctcaacaacagtttGCATACCGAACTAGTCAATTAGAGCAATTTAGAAACACACAGAGAActcttcaagagcagcttGACCGGTTAGAACGGGCTTTACGAGAGCAGCCTAAtcttgatgaagaaatgaAGGCCAAAATTcgtcaacaagaacagTCACTTCGTGACCGAAAAGACAGTTACAAGAGTCTGGAATTGCAAGTAATGCAACAGATTCGGGTCGCTGCTGGACAACAACAGctccaacagcaacagcaacaacaacaacagcagcaacaacaacaaaatccaGGAGCTCAAGCCCAagttcaagctcaacaatCACAAGCACAAACTCCAGCAGCTCAGGCACAgtttcagcaacaacaacaacaacaagcagcagctgctgctgttagaCAGTCGCCAGCACTTCAAAACCAGCTTCCACAGGGTTCACCAATTGGAGTTCCTATTTCGTCGCCTATGAATGCAGCATCCACTCCAATTCAAAGACCCGGTAGTGTAGCTAGTAATTCATCTGCAGGAAGGCCCATTTCTCCAGCTGtaggtgctggtgctggaggtCCTGGTACACCTGGAGCTCCAGGAACCCCATCAGTTAACATGGCAAGAATGGCTAATGGTTTAGCACCATCGACTCGAGTAGCTATGCAACTCAGTGCAAATAATATTCCCGGAGGAACTCCTCCAACAGGGCCGTCTGCTCGACCTAATCCACCTAACCATCTAGCGGCCAGTCAAGCCATGTCCTCACCCACTCGTGCCAGTGTTCCTTCTTTGCCAATTCCTCAGAACCTGACTGTCAAACAACCAGTTCCTGTTACTATGAAGCCAGGAAGACCTTCATTATCAGGAGGAAATGCcattcctgctgctgcattgACCACTCCAGCACTTACCAAACCACCTCAATTTGAAGTAACTGGAGATCGAGTGTTGTCGAAACGTAAACTTAGCGAGCTTGTTAGCAGTGTTGTTGGCGACGATAAAGAAGCCATGATCGATGGcgatgttgaagaactgCTGTTGGACCTTGCTGACGAGTTTGTGACGAGCGTGACGTCGTTCGCATGCCGACTGGCCAAACACCGCAAGTCCGACACCCTGGAAGTCAAAGACTTGCAATTGCACCTCGAACGCAACTGGAACATCCGCATCCCAGGCTACTCGGCCGACGAAATCCGCTCTGTCCGCAAAATTGCTCCCACCCAGAGCTACATCCAAAAAATCGCCGGTGTCAACATGAGCCGTTCTGTCGGCGGCAAAGGAATCTAA
- the SNF7 gene encoding ESCRT-III subunit protein SNF7 (One of four subunits of the ESCRT-III complex; involved in the sorting of transmembrane proteins into the multivesicular body (MVB) pathway; recruited from the cytoplasm to endosomal membranes; ESCRT-III stands for endosomal sorting complex required for transport III; GO_component: GO:0000815 - ESCRT III complex [Evidence IDA] [PMID 12194857]; GO_component: GO:0005737 - cytoplasm [Evidence IEA,IEA]; GO_component: GO:0005737 - cytoplasm [Evidence IDA] [PMID 9606181]; GO_component: GO:0005768 - endosome [Evidence IEA]; GO_component: GO:0010008 - endosome membrane [Evidence IEA]; GO_component: GO:0016020 - membrane [Evidence IEA]; GO_function: GO:0005515 - protein binding [Evidence IPI] [PMID 15086794]; GO_process: GO:0071454 - cellular response to anoxia [Evidence IMP] [PMID 20402793]; GO_process: GO:0070676 - intralumenal vesicle formation [Evidence IMP] [PMID 19234443]; GO_process: GO:0045324 - late endosome to vacuole transport [Evidence IMP] [PMID 9606181]; GO_process: GO:0015031 - protein transport [Evidence IEA,IEA]; GO_process: GO:0006810 - transport [Evidence IEA]; GO_process: GO:0043162 - ubiquitin-dependent protein catabolic process via the multivesicular body sorting pathway [Evidence IC] [PMID 15086794]), whose amino-acid sequence MWGYLFGSGAKKDQAKNSIISLREQIDTLSKREKHFQKQIEELEATARKNVTTNKAAARTALKRKKEREADLDKTQAQIDSLQQQLHAIENAKLNYETMKIMSQGAQAMKHIHGNMNIDKVDATMDDIRDQVALGEEISDAISRPLGQEVDEDDLNEELEALEQEALDAKMVNAGKAPVHNLPTQQLHEPEPAVEEDDEEEELRKLQAEMAL is encoded by the coding sequence ATGTGGGGATACCTGTTTGGATCAGGAGCCAAGAAAGATCAGGCCAAGAACTCGATTATCTCGTTACGAGAACAGATAGATACTCTATCGAAGCGAGAGAAACATTTCCAGAAGCAGATTGAAGAGCTCGAAGCCACTGCCAGAAAGAATGTCACGACCAATAAAGCGGCTGCTCGTACCGCATTGAAACGGAAGAAGGAGCGAGAGGCCGATTTGGACAAGACCCAGGCGCAAATCGACTCGCTCCAGCAACAACTGCATGCTATTGAAAATGCCAAACTCAACTACGAGACTATGAAGATCATGTCTCAAGGAGCTCAAGCCATGAAACACATTCACGGCAACATGAACATTGACAAGGTCGATGCCACTATGGACGATATTCGCGACCAAGTGGCACTCGGAGAAGAAATCTCCGACGCCATTTCACGACCACTGGGCCAAGAAGTGGACGAAGACGATCTCAACGAAGAACTCGAGGCTCTGGAGCAAGAAGCCCTCGATGCCAAGATGGTCAACGCCGGCAAAGCACCAGTGCACAACCTCCCCACACAGCAATTACACGAGCCGGAACCAGCcgtcgaagaagacgacgaggaagaagagctgCGCAAACTGCAAGCCGAAATGGCCCTATAA
- the SED5 gene encoding Sed5p (cis-Golgi t-SNARE syntaxin; required for vesicular transport between the ER and the Golgi complex; binds at least 9 SNARE proteins; GO_component: GO:0005794 - Golgi apparatus [Evidence IEA]; GO_component: GO:0000139 - Golgi membrane [Evidence IEA]; GO_component: GO:0031201 - SNARE complex [Evidence IDA] [PMID 11001058]; GO_component: GO:0031201 - SNARE complex [Evidence IDA] [PMID 11959998]; GO_component: GO:0005801 - cis-Golgi network [Evidence IDA] [PMID 9725919]; GO_component: GO:0016021 - integral component of membrane [Evidence IEA]; GO_component: GO:0016021 - integral component of membrane [Evidence IDA] [PMID 1400588]; GO_component: GO:0016020 - membrane [Evidence IEA,IEA,IEA]; GO_function: GO:0005484 - SNAP receptor activity [Evidence IEA]; GO_function: GO:0005484 - SNAP receptor activity [Evidence IDA] [PMID 11001058]; GO_function: GO:0005484 - SNAP receptor activity [Evidence IDA] [PMID 11959998]; GO_process: GO:0006888 - ER to Golgi vesicle-mediated transport [Evidence IMP] [PMID 9545229]; GO_process: GO:0006891 - intra-Golgi vesicle-mediated transport [Evidence IMP] [PMID 7596416]; GO_process: GO:0006886 - intracellular protein transport [Evidence IEA]; GO_process: GO:0015031 - protein transport [Evidence IEA]; GO_process: GO:0006810 - transport [Evidence IEA]; GO_process: GO:0006906 - vesicle fusion [Evidence IDA] [PMID 11001046]; GO_process: GO:0048280 - vesicle fusion with Golgi apparatus [Evidence IMP] [PMID 9545229]; GO_process: GO:0016192 - vesicle-mediated transport [Evidence IEA]) — MASAVLLPSVQDRTQEFRACVTSIAKINGTVVGRPGSSSSGQTGSYGGSGIINGPESAFGGPGASSGSGTGLENKSPKSQFALRASGIAQEISETTAMLQRLALLAKRKTLFDDRPVEIGELSFVIKQKLSKINDSIASLQAFVKTQGGGKAASAWGTNKSETQLNEHSRNVVVLLQGKLTDVTTGFTEVLETRTKNTQATRSRTEQFISSASSSVRDHTSSESPLYAAAANRRGNSSPAGSAATGGAGGDESYGENPYGRPLSSSTAQSLLPDHDKPGSGQDDFLVLPQQEQTMALLEEQQDSYLSQRSSAVEAIESTIQELGGIFSQLATMVAEQRETVQRIDANTEDIALNVSGAQRELLKYYSRISSNRWLMVKMFGIIIVSYTGATASGGWGSAPDPVAPLAALESARLLTAVTSSSSSSGSSSRRLPHSLTNSIPLTLVGPLVPPAAGAPPQTLVAPASQEFVPGPSTQRLERSERSNQGLGRSPSRRRQSVRQNYFMYSYIECSGPGG; from the coding sequence ATGGCGAGCGCGGTTTTGTTGCCGTCGGTGCAGGACCGGACTCAGGAGTTCCGGGCGTGTGTGACTTCGATAGCCAAAATTAATGGCACGGTTGTAGGTCGACCCGGGAGTTCGTCGTCAGGCCAGACCGGTAGTTACGGTGGCAGTGGAATCATAAACGGACCAGAATCCGCGTTTGGAGGGCCAGGGGCCAGTAGCGGATCAGGAACGGGAttagaaaataaaagtcCTAAGAGCCAGTTCGCGTTGCGAGCGTCAGGAATCGCACAAGAAATCAGTGAAACAACGGCCATGTTACAACGATTGGCGTTGCTGGCTAAACGCAAGACGTTATTTGACGACCGACCTGTCGAGATTGGTGAGCTGTCATTTGTAATCAAACAGAAATTATCGAAAATCAACGACAGTATAGCGTCGTTACAGGCGTTTGTTAAGACGCAAGGAGGAGGCAAAGCAGCGTCTGCTTGGGGCACTAATAAATCCGAAACTCAATTAAATGAACATTCTAGAAACGTGGTAGTTCTTTTACAAGGAAAACTGACAGATGTGACTACGGGGTTTACAGAAGTGCTTGAAACACGAACTAAGAACACTCAGGCCACTCGCTCGCGTACTGAACAGTTCATTTCGTCAGCATCCTCGTCCGTACGTGATCATACATCCAGTGAATCGCCATTATAcgcggcagcagccaatcGACGAGGAAACAGTTCACCTGCCGgatctgctgctactggtggtgctggtggtgatgagtCGTATGGAGAAAACCCCTATGGCCGACCGTTGTCGTCTTCTACAGCACAATCTCTGTTACCGGATCACGATAAACCCGGGTCGGGACAAGACGATTTCCTGGTCTTACCACAACAAGAACAGACCATGGCGTTATTagaagagcagcaggatTCGTATTTGAGTCAACGAAGTTCGGCTGTTGAAGCTATTGAGTCGACTATTCAAGAACTGGGCGGCATCTTCTCACAACTGGCGACAATGGTGGCCGAACAGCGCGAAACCGTGCAACGAATCGACGCCAACACCGAAGACATCGCCCTCAACGTATCCGGAGCACAGCGTGAACTGCTGAAATATTACTCGCGAATCTCGTCGAACCGCTGGCTCATGGTCAAAATGTTcggcatcatcatcgtaAGTTATACGGGGgctactgcctccggcggctggggctctgcccctgaccccgtggctcctctcgctgcgctcgagtcggcaCGTCTACTAACCGCTGTTaccagttcttcttcttcatctgggTCCTCGTCTCGTAGACTCCCTCACTCTCTCACTAATAGCATTCCTCTAACACTTGTCGGTcccctcgtgcctccggcggctggggctccgccccagaccctggttgctcctgcttcgcaggagtttgtcCCGGGTCCctcgacgcaacgactcgagcgaagcgagaggagcaaccagggtctggggcggagccccagccgccggaggcagtctgtcCGTCAGAATTATTTCATGTACTCATATATCGAATGCAGCGGGCCGGGTGGGTGA
- the RSM24 gene encoding mitochondrial 37S ribosomal protein RSM24 (Mitochondrial ribosomal protein of the small subunit; GO_component: GO:0005763 - mitochondrial small ribosomal subunit [Evidence IPI] [PMID 11278769]; GO_component: GO:0005739 - mitochondrion [Evidence IEA,IEA]; GO_component: GO:0005739 - mitochondrion [Evidence IDA] [PMID 16823961]; GO_component: GO:0030529 - ribonucleoprotein complex [Evidence IEA]; GO_component: GO:0005840 - ribosome [Evidence IEA]; GO_function: GO:0003735 - structural constituent of ribosome [Evidence IPI] [PMID 11278769]; GO_process: GO:0032543 - mitochondrial translation [Evidence IC] [PMID 11278769]) — translation MKLTRVELASPYRPPSDESVLTFKYNTFLGEDHPAGKKVTVQFSPSELGLTAAQKHKLCLLAGARYNSDTDVVTISSSKFPQQAQNKRFLGDILKSLLEAARDESDTFADVPLETRHMVAKRRRNKPVRPRVEFPEAWNRPQDAPKPKDDIVSVIHRLPL, via the coding sequence ATGAAACTAACCCGTGTAGAATTGGCGTCTCCGTACAGACCTCCGTCGGACGAGTCCGTGTTAACGTTTAAATACAACACCTTTTTGGGCGAGGACCATCCCGCCGGAAAGAAGGTGACGGTGCAGTTTTCACCGTCGGAACTGGGGCTGACTGCCGCCCAGAAACATAAACTGTGTCTTTTGGCCGGTGCTCGATACAATAGTGATACTGATGTGGTCACAATCAGTTCGTCTAAGTTCCCTCAACAGGCTCAAAATAAGAGATTCCTCGGTGATATTCTTAAGAGTCTGCTCGAGGCTGCTAGAGACGAGTCGGATACATTTGCAGATGTGCCTCTTGAGACCCGGCACATGGTAGCCAAGCGACGTCGTAACAAGCCCGTGAGACCACGAGTCGAGTTCCCCGAGGCATGGAACAGACCCCAAGACGCTCCTAAACCCAAAGACGATATCGTCTCCGTCATCCACAGACTGCCTCTCTAG
- the RSM7 gene encoding mitochondrial 37S ribosomal protein RSM7 (Mitochondrial ribosomal protein of the small subunit; has similarity to E. coli S7 ribosomal protein; GO_component: GO:0005763 - mitochondrial small ribosomal subunit [Evidence IPI] [PMID 11278769]; GO_component: GO:0005739 - mitochondrion [Evidence IEA,IEA]; GO_component: GO:0005739 - mitochondrion [Evidence IDA] [PMID 16823961]; GO_component: GO:0030529 - ribonucleoprotein complex [Evidence IEA]; GO_component: GO:0005840 - ribosome [Evidence IEA]; GO_function: GO:0003723 - RNA binding [Evidence IEA]; GO_function: GO:0003735 - structural constituent of ribosome [Evidence IEA]; GO_function: GO:0003735 - structural constituent of ribosome [Evidence IPI] [PMID 11278769]; GO_process: GO:0032543 - mitochondrial translation [Evidence IC] [PMID 11278769]; GO_process: GO:0006412 - translation [Evidence IEA]) yields MSWVAKSSSVLAKSFGQRLFQSGSPSLLALRYNSTAASPKPSSASTTPSTASNQPSTAKYLVSLTEKELGEEGITRESADKEAQQWIDALNEVRNEFYAEGGFSPNKTFAPPGSTDFQFFRDVPRETPRSFELTAEQMEQYERIKEKAIPVRNDPTIEYLTKLIMRHGLKARAQKYMSQALYLVHLRTRQDPVALLKDTLEKMAPLVKLKRYTDGGARAEMIPVPLSERHRLRQSWLWLLESSRKRPSKDFSVRLSEEILSAIQGKSPGFEKRTQQHKLAIVNRSYVSLMTRKR; encoded by the coding sequence ATGTCGTGGGTCGCCAAATCATCGTCGGTCCTGGCCAAGAGCTTTGGTCAGAGACTGTTTCAGAGCGGGAGCCCTTCGCTGCTTGCTTTGAGATACAATTCTACCGCGGCTTCACCCAAACCATCTTCTGCATCTACAACCCCGTCTACAGCGTCGAACCAGCCGTCGACTGCCAAATATCTCGTATCAttaacagaaaaagaactCGGTGAAGAGGGCATTACTCGTGAGAGTGCCGATAAAGAAGCTCAACAGTGGATCGATGCGCTCAATGAGGTCCGTAACGAATTCTATGCCGAGGGTGGGTTCAGTCCTAATAAAACATTTGCTCCTCCCGGATCGACTGATTTCCAGTTTTTCCGCGATGTTCCTCGTGAAACCCCTCGTTCGTTTGAACTGACTGCCGAACAAATGGAACAGTATGAACGAATCAAGGAAAAGGCCATTCCTGTTAGAAACGACCCTACTATCGAGTATCTCACTAAACTCATCATGCGCCATGGTCTTAAGGCCCGCGCTCAAAAATACATGTCACAGGCTCTTTACCTTGTCCATCTAAGGACTCGTCAGGACCCTGTTGCCCTGCTTAAAGACACTCTTGAGAAAATGGCTCCTCTTGTCAAACTAAAAAGATATACTGACGGAGGTGCCCGTGCAGAGATGATTCCCGTGCCATTATCAGAACGTCATAGATTACGTCAGTCGTGGCTCTGGCTTTTAGAGTCGTCTCGCAAGCGACCCAGTAAAGACTTCTCTGTACGATTATCCGAGGAGATCCTGTCTGCCATCCAAGGCAAGTCTCCCGGTTTCGAAAAGCGAACCCAACAGCACAAACTCGCCATCGTCAACAGATCTTATGTTTCTCTCATGACCAGAAAGCGCTAA